In Streptomyces sp. NBC_00483, a single window of DNA contains:
- the era gene encoding GTPase Era gives MGAMSARTQPSQSSNSSEPAHRAGFACFVGRPNAGKSTLTNALVGKKVAITADQPQTTRHTVRGIVHREDAQLILVDTPGLHKPRTLLGERLNDVVRTTWAEVDVIGFCLPADQKLGPGDKFIAKELASIKKTPKVAIVTKTDLVDSKTLAEQLIAIDQLGRELGIEWAEIVPVSAVGESQVDLLADLLIPMLPEGPMLYPEGDLTDEPEQVMVAELIREAALEGVRDELPHSIAVVVEEMLPREDRPKDKPLLDIHAFVYIERPSQKGIIIGPKGKRLKDVGIKSRKQIEALLGTPVYLDLHVKVAKDWQRDPRQLRKLGF, from the coding sequence ATGGGCGCCATGAGCGCTCGTACCCAGCCGTCCCAGTCGTCGAATTCCTCGGAGCCCGCGCACCGCGCCGGCTTCGCCTGCTTCGTCGGCCGCCCCAACGCGGGCAAGTCCACCCTCACGAACGCTCTGGTCGGCAAGAAGGTGGCGATCACCGCCGACCAGCCGCAGACCACGCGGCACACCGTGCGCGGCATCGTGCACCGCGAGGACGCGCAGCTGATCCTGGTGGACACCCCCGGCCTGCACAAGCCGCGTACGTTGCTGGGCGAGCGGCTCAACGACGTGGTGCGCACCACGTGGGCCGAGGTCGACGTGATCGGCTTCTGCCTGCCCGCCGACCAGAAGCTCGGCCCCGGTGACAAGTTCATCGCCAAGGAACTCGCGTCGATCAAGAAGACGCCGAAGGTCGCCATCGTCACCAAGACGGACCTCGTCGACAGCAAGACCCTCGCCGAGCAGCTCATCGCCATCGACCAGCTGGGCCGGGAGCTGGGCATCGAGTGGGCGGAGATCGTGCCGGTGTCGGCCGTCGGCGAGTCGCAGGTGGACCTGCTCGCCGACCTGCTGATCCCGATGCTGCCCGAAGGGCCGATGCTCTACCCCGAGGGCGACCTCACGGACGAGCCCGAGCAGGTCATGGTCGCGGAGCTGATCCGCGAGGCCGCGCTGGAGGGCGTACGGGACGAGCTGCCGCACTCCATCGCCGTCGTGGTGGAGGAGATGCTGCCGCGCGAGGACCGGCCCAAGGACAAGCCGCTCCTCGACATCCACGCGTTCGTCTACATCGAGCGGCCCAGCCAGAAGGGCATCATCATCGGCCCGAAGGGCAAGCGCCTCAAGGACGTCGGCATCAAGTCCCGCAAGCAGATCGAGGCGCTCCTCGGTACGCCGGTCTACCTGGACCTGCACGTCAAGGTAGCCAAGGACTGGCAGCGGGACCCGCGGCAGCTGCGCAAGCTCGGATTCTGA
- a CDS encoding NAD-dependent epimerase/dehydratase family protein, giving the protein MLTLVTGATGQVGRRFVPRLLAGAPKGDRVRVLVRDEARGERFAELGADVVVGDLRDAGVLGKATTGVDSVVNVAAAFRGVPDEEARAVNRDAAIELGRAAVASGVRRFVQVSTGLVYGAGRGRPLVESDETVPGGIQWGAYPESKWEAERALRGLDGLDDLRIARLPFVYGDGDPHLDNVLEWAVAWPAMQRLHMGHHVDVTQGLRRLLYAAGADGVYNIADDAPVTTVDILGIGGVPVPAEAYEKVAPDPWHSVMSTDRLRHELGYRPVFPSVWAARDAGVL; this is encoded by the coding sequence ATGCTGACACTGGTGACGGGTGCGACGGGACAGGTCGGGCGGCGCTTCGTGCCCCGACTGCTGGCGGGCGCGCCGAAGGGGGACCGGGTGCGGGTCCTCGTACGGGACGAGGCTCGCGGGGAGCGGTTCGCCGAGCTGGGCGCGGACGTGGTGGTCGGCGATCTGCGCGACGCCGGCGTGCTGGGCAAGGCGACGACCGGGGTGGACTCCGTGGTCAACGTCGCCGCGGCGTTCCGCGGGGTGCCGGACGAGGAGGCGCGGGCGGTCAACCGGGACGCGGCGATCGAGCTGGGCCGGGCCGCGGTGGCCTCGGGTGTGCGGAGGTTCGTGCAGGTCAGCACGGGGCTCGTGTACGGGGCCGGTCGGGGGCGGCCGCTCGTGGAGTCGGACGAGACGGTGCCGGGCGGGATCCAGTGGGGTGCGTATCCCGAGTCCAAGTGGGAGGCGGAGCGGGCGCTGCGGGGCCTCGACGGGCTCGACGACCTGCGGATCGCGCGGCTGCCCTTCGTGTACGGGGACGGGGATCCGCATCTCGACAATGTGCTGGAGTGGGCGGTTGCCTGGCCGGCGATGCAGAGGCTGCACATGGGGCATCACGTGGATGTGACGCAGGGGCTGCGGAGGTTGTTGTACGCGGCCGGGGCGGACGGGGTGTACAACATCGCGGATGACGCGCCGGTGACGACGGTCGACATTCTGGGGATCGGTGGAGTTCCGGTGCCGGCGGAGGCGTACGAGAAGGTGGCGCCGGATCCGTGGCACTCGGTGATGTCCACGGATCGCCTCCGGCACGAGCTGGGGTATCGGCCGGTGTTTCCGTCGGTGTGGGCGGCCCGGGACGCGGGTGTCCTTTAG
- a CDS encoding helix-turn-helix transcriptional regulator: MNRPELADFLRRSRTRLSPPDVGLTAGPRRRTPGLRREEVAQLAGMSTDYYTRLEQRRGSHPSRQMLTALARALRLSDVERDHLFHLAGEEPPRPGVSSEHVSPGLLLILDRLYDLPASVMSDWGTVLAQNPMSVALTGEHVGENMVRRWFVEPDCRALFPPEAHEPHARAHVAGLRAVTAARPDDPGPAALVTELRAGSREFESMWRRHDVVVNRPSPKRFVHPVVGVLDLDCEVLTGNGHGQQLVVHSARPGTETYERLELLRVIGLQDLTPSDPA; encoded by the coding sequence GTGAACCGCCCCGAACTCGCCGACTTCCTGCGCCGCTCCCGCACCCGCCTGTCCCCGCCCGACGTAGGGCTGACAGCGGGTCCGCGCCGCCGCACCCCGGGCCTGCGCCGCGAGGAGGTGGCGCAGCTCGCCGGGATGTCCACGGACTACTACACGCGGCTCGAACAGCGCCGGGGCTCGCACCCGTCGCGGCAGATGCTCACCGCCCTGGCCCGCGCGCTGCGCCTGTCCGACGTCGAGCGGGACCATCTGTTCCATCTGGCGGGCGAGGAGCCGCCGCGGCCCGGGGTCTCGTCGGAGCACGTCAGTCCGGGCCTGCTGCTGATCCTGGACCGGCTGTACGACCTGCCGGCGTCGGTGATGAGCGACTGGGGCACGGTGCTCGCGCAGAACCCGATGTCGGTGGCGCTCACCGGGGAGCACGTCGGGGAGAACATGGTGCGCCGCTGGTTCGTGGAGCCGGACTGCCGGGCCCTGTTCCCGCCGGAGGCGCACGAGCCGCACGCCCGCGCCCATGTGGCGGGTCTGCGCGCGGTCACCGCGGCCCGCCCCGACGATCCGGGTCCCGCCGCGCTCGTGACCGAGCTGCGCGCCGGTTCGAGGGAGTTCGAGTCGATGTGGCGCAGGCACGACGTCGTGGTGAACCGGCCGTCACCGAAGCGCTTCGTGCACCCCGTGGTCGGCGTCCTCGACCTCGACTGCGAGGTGCTGACCGGCAACGGCCACGGCCAGCAGCTCGTCGTGCACTCGGCGCGGCCGGGCACGGAGACGTACGAACGCCTGGAACTGCTGCGGGTGATCGGCCTCCAGGACCTGACGCCGAGCGACCCGGCGTAA
- a CDS encoding cytidine deaminase: MTESTDLGPEDRKIVTLARSTRARNGVPEGAAVRDETGRTYVAGTVALDSLKLSALQTAVAMAVASGAQSLEAAAVVSASDELPAEDLAAVRDLGGAGTPVFLAGGDGAVKEALRAG, encoded by the coding sequence ATGACTGAGAGCACCGACCTCGGCCCCGAGGACCGCAAGATCGTCACCCTGGCCCGCTCCACGCGGGCCCGCAACGGTGTGCCCGAGGGCGCGGCCGTGCGTGACGAGACGGGGCGCACCTACGTCGCGGGCACCGTCGCCCTCGACTCCCTGAAGCTGAGCGCGCTGCAGACGGCCGTCGCCATGGCGGTGGCGTCCGGAGCGCAGTCCCTGGAGGCGGCGGCCGTCGTCTCCGCGTCCGACGAGCTTCCGGCCGAGGACCTCGCGGCCGTACGTGACCTGGGCGGGGCCGGTACGCCGGTGTTCCTCGCCGGGGGCGACGGTGCGGTGAAGGAGGCGCTGCGGGCGGGCTGA
- a CDS encoding P-II family nitrogen regulator, with the protein MKLITAVVKPFRLDEVKTALQELGIMGLTVTEASGYGRQRGHTEVYRGAEYQVDLVPKVRVEVVVEDADLEPAMDAIVRAARTGKIGDGKVWAVPVETVVRVRTGEHGPDAI; encoded by the coding sequence ATGAAGTTGATCACCGCGGTCGTGAAGCCCTTCCGCCTCGACGAGGTCAAGACCGCGCTCCAGGAGCTGGGCATCATGGGCCTGACCGTGACCGAGGCGAGCGGCTACGGCCGTCAGCGCGGGCACACGGAGGTGTACCGGGGTGCCGAGTACCAGGTCGACCTGGTCCCGAAGGTACGGGTCGAGGTCGTCGTCGAGGACGCGGACCTCGAACCCGCGATGGACGCGATCGTGCGGGCCGCACGGACCGGGAAGATCGGCGACGGCAAGGTCTGGGCGGTCCCGGTCGAAACGGTCGTCCGCGTCCGCACCGGCGAGCACGGCCCGGACGCGATCTGA
- a CDS encoding protealysin inhibitor emfourin, translating to MRIHVSRTGGFAGIDRHAEVDTAGRSDAHEWHALAEKAVSSGRATPPIGVPDGFSYTITVDDTTVYCADPHLSEEQRRLISRVLKEGA from the coding sequence ATGCGTATTCACGTCTCACGCACGGGCGGATTCGCCGGCATCGACCGGCACGCCGAGGTGGACACGGCGGGCCGGTCCGATGCCCACGAGTGGCACGCCCTGGCCGAGAAGGCGGTGTCCTCCGGCCGGGCCACGCCCCCCATCGGCGTACCCGACGGCTTCAGCTACACGATCACGGTCGACGACACGACCGTGTACTGCGCCGACCCCCACCTCTCGGAGGAACAACGCAGGCTGATCTCACGGGTGTTGAAGGAGGGCGCTTGA
- a CDS encoding ammonium transporter codes for MPASTVPLAAPALDTGDTAWLLAATALVLLMTPGLALFYGGMVRTKSVLNMLMMSFVSIALVTVVWLVAGYSLAFGDDAFAGLIGGLEHAGMVGIGPSDVTGTVPTFLFTTFQLTFAILTTALISGAVADRTKFGAWLVFVPVWALLVYVPVAHWVWGPGGWIANHLGALDFAGGLVVEIASGASGLALCLVLGPRIGFKKDAMRPHNLPMVVMGAGLLWFGWLGFNGGSALGANGIAAASLFNTLIAGCTGLLGWLFVEQRRDGHPTTFGAASGAVAGLVAITPACGVVGVPGAAVVGLVAGVVCSYAVAWKLRFHYDDSLDVVGVHFIGGVVGTLLIGLFATSAMTGSAAKVGLLYGGGFGQLGKQLLAVLVVAAYTFLVTYGIGKAIDKLMGFRAGADEEMTGLDQTAHAESAYDHGVLSASPVARKVAP; via the coding sequence ATGCCTGCCTCGACCGTGCCCCTCGCCGCCCCCGCACTCGATACCGGCGACACCGCCTGGCTGCTCGCCGCCACCGCCCTCGTGCTGCTCATGACGCCGGGACTCGCGCTCTTCTACGGCGGCATGGTCCGCACGAAGAGCGTCCTGAACATGCTGATGATGAGCTTTGTGTCGATCGCGCTCGTGACGGTGGTGTGGCTGGTCGCGGGCTACTCGCTCGCCTTCGGCGACGACGCCTTCGCGGGCCTGATCGGCGGCCTGGAGCACGCGGGCATGGTCGGCATCGGACCGTCCGACGTCACCGGCACGGTCCCGACCTTCCTCTTCACGACCTTCCAGCTGACCTTCGCGATCCTCACCACGGCGCTGATCAGCGGGGCGGTCGCGGACCGTACGAAATTCGGGGCGTGGCTGGTCTTCGTACCCGTCTGGGCACTGCTCGTATACGTTCCCGTGGCGCACTGGGTGTGGGGCCCCGGAGGCTGGATCGCGAACCACCTCGGAGCCCTCGATTTCGCGGGCGGACTCGTCGTGGAGATCGCCTCGGGCGCGTCGGGCCTGGCCCTCTGTCTCGTCCTCGGCCCGCGCATCGGCTTCAAGAAGGACGCGATGCGCCCGCACAACCTGCCGATGGTGGTCATGGGCGCGGGCCTGCTGTGGTTCGGCTGGCTGGGCTTCAACGGCGGCTCGGCGCTCGGCGCGAACGGCATCGCCGCGGCCTCCCTCTTCAACACCCTGATCGCGGGCTGCACGGGGCTGCTGGGCTGGCTGTTCGTGGAGCAGCGGCGGGACGGGCACCCGACGACGTTCGGCGCGGCCTCGGGCGCGGTCGCCGGTCTGGTCGCGATCACCCCGGCCTGCGGGGTCGTCGGCGTGCCGGGCGCGGCTGTCGTCGGGCTCGTGGCCGGTGTCGTCTGCTCGTACGCGGTCGCCTGGAAGCTGCGCTTCCACTACGACGACTCCCTCGACGTCGTCGGCGTGCACTTCATCGGCGGTGTGGTGGGCACGCTCCTCATCGGCCTGTTCGCGACATCCGCGATGACGGGCTCGGCGGCGAAGGTGGGTCTGCTGTACGGCGGCGGGTTCGGCCAGCTCGGCAAGCAACTGCTCGCGGTGCTGGTGGTCGCGGCCTACACCTTCCTCGTCACGTACGGGATCGGGAAGGCCATCGACAAGCTGATGGGCTTCCGGGCCGGGGCCGACGAGGAGATGACCGGACTCGACCAGACGGCGCACGCGGAGAGTGCGTACGATCACGGCGTCCTGAGCGCCTCTCCCGTTGCCCGAAAGGTCGCGCCATGA
- a CDS encoding helix-turn-helix transcriptional regulator, which translates to MSRRARVSPTEAGLPDGGARRRTPGLRREEVAVLAGVGASWYQWLEQGRDISVSPQVLDAVARVLKLTSAERRHLYVLAGLNPPAYEVDPGDQQMCDGLQRLIDAWMPFPAHIMDAYYNCVMYNDAAAIVLAMRPENRQNCVIDFFTDSLYRARSESWEQNAATVVAQFRAACSECPDDEGFQEVVAELKEVSPEFVELWERRDIKPQGQVRKELTHPVAGLLVMESTAMKIPARPDLTVVLHTPMAEADTAAKLEWLASPEGRRGAMYPVAG; encoded by the coding sequence ATGAGCCGGCGGGCGCGGGTCTCGCCCACCGAGGCGGGCCTGCCCGACGGCGGTGCCCGGCGCCGTACGCCAGGCCTGCGCCGCGAAGAAGTCGCCGTGCTCGCCGGGGTCGGCGCCTCCTGGTACCAGTGGCTGGAGCAGGGCCGGGACATCTCGGTGTCGCCGCAGGTGCTCGACGCCGTGGCCCGCGTCCTGAAGCTGACGAGTGCGGAGCGGCGCCACCTGTATGTGCTCGCGGGGCTCAACCCGCCCGCGTACGAGGTGGATCCGGGCGACCAGCAGATGTGCGACGGGCTGCAGCGGCTCATCGACGCCTGGATGCCGTTCCCGGCGCACATCATGGACGCGTACTACAACTGCGTGATGTACAACGACGCGGCGGCGATCGTCCTGGCGATGCGCCCGGAGAACCGGCAGAACTGCGTCATCGACTTCTTCACCGACTCCCTCTACCGCGCCCGCAGCGAGAGCTGGGAGCAGAACGCGGCGACGGTCGTCGCCCAGTTCCGTGCCGCCTGCTCCGAGTGCCCCGACGACGAGGGCTTCCAGGAGGTCGTCGCCGAACTCAAGGAGGTGAGCCCGGAGTTCGTGGAGCTGTGGGAGCGCCGCGACATCAAGCCGCAGGGGCAGGTCCGCAAGGAGCTCACGCATCCCGTGGCCGGGCTGCTGGTCATGGAGTCGACCGCCATGAAGATCCCCGCGCGGCCGGACCTCACCGTCGTGCTGCACACTCCGATGGCCGAGGCGGACACCGCGGCGAAGCTGGAGTGGCTGGCGTCGCCGGAGGGGCGGCGTGGGGCGATGTACCCCGTCGCAGGGTGA